The genomic region TGCAAAGCCATGCCCGGCTGCGGCCCACTGCAAGGCTCCAAAAGCAGATTGTTCGCCGTGCTCGGGATGGCGACAAACCACGACAACAGGAAACCATCATGCACCTGTTCAGGCACATCGCCCTCCTGCCCATCCTCGGCCTTGCCGTCTTCACCGCAAACGCCGAAACCGTCGCCCGGGTCGAATCGCCCGGCAAGGTGCTGGCGGTCGAACTCGATATCACCGAAGGCCGCCTCGCCTACCGCGTGCTGCGCTTCGGCGAACCGGTGATCGACGATTCCCGGCTCGGTTTCCAGCTTCGCGGCGCCGAAAAGCTCGAACGCAACCTCGCCCTGTCCTCGCAAACAACGCGCAGCCATGACGAAACCTGGGAACAGCCCTGGGGCGAAAGCCGTTTCGTCCGCGACCACCACAACGAACTGCGCGCGCGCTTCACCGAAACCATCGCGCCGAATCGCAGCTTCGACGTGCTCGTGCGCGTGTTCGACGACGGCCTCGGCTTCCGCTACGAACTCCCCGAACAGCCGAATCTCGACGAGGTCATCATCGACGACGAACTGACCGAGTTCGCCCTCGCCACGCCGGCGACCGCGTGGTGGATCCCGGCCGGCGAGTGGAACCGCTACGAGTACCTGTACGATCGCACCCCGGTCGAACAGGTCACCCAGGCGCACACGCCGATGACGGTGCGTACCGACGACGGCCTGCACATCGCCTTCCACGAGGCCGCGCTGGTCGACTACGCCGGCATGTGGCTGCGCCGCACCGAGGGTCGCCGCTTCCGCGCCCAGCTGGCCCCGGCATCCGAAGGCTGGAAGGTGCGCCGCAACGCCCCGTTCCACACCCCGTGGCGGACCTTGCAGATCACCGACAGCGCCGCCGCGCTGTACGCCTCATCCGACCTGATCCTCAACCTCAACGAGCCCAACAGGCTCGGCGATGTCAGCTGGTTCGAACCGGCCAAGTACATCGGCATCTGGTGGTCGCTGCACCTGGACACCGAGACCTGGGCCACTGGCCGCAAGCACGGTGCGACGACGAAGAACACAAAGCGCTACATCGACTTCGCCGCCGAGCACGGTTTCCGCGGCGTGCTGGTGGAAGGCTGGAACCCGGGCTGGGACGGTGACTGGTTCGGCAACGGCTACGACTTCGACTTCACCCGCGCCACGCCCGACTTCGATATCGAGGCGCTTTCGGCCTACGCCACGTCGAAAGGCGTGCGCCTGGTCGGCCACCACGAGACCGCCTGCGCGGTCAGCCACTACGAAGAGCAGATGGAAGCCGCGTTCGCGATGAACGCACGCCTGGGCATCGACTCGGTCAAGACCGGCTACGTCTGCGACGCCGGAGGGATCGAGCGGCGACTCGATGACGGAACCGTCGCGCGCGAATGGCATGACGGCCAGTGGAACAGCAACCACCACCAGCGCGTGCTCGAGGCCGCCGCCCGCCACAAGGTCGCGATCAACGCCCACGAGCCGATCAAGGACACCGGCCTGCGCCGCACCTACCCGAACTGGGTCTCGCGCGAGGGCGCGCGCGGCATGGAATACGCCGCCTGGGGCAATCCGACCAACCCGCCCGAGCACGAGACCAACCTGGTATTCACCCGCATGCTGTCCGGCCCGATGGACTTCACCCCCGGCATCCTCAGCCTGCAGGGCCGCGGCCAGGCGATCCAGACCACGCTGGCCAAACAGCTCGCCCTGTACGTGGTGCTGTACTGCCCGCTGCAGATGGCCGCCGACCTGCCAGAGAATTACGCCAGGCACATGGAGGCGTTCCAGTTCATCAAGGACGTGCCGGCCGACTGGGCCGAGACCCGCGTGCTCGATGGCGAGATCGGCGACTACGTGACCTTCGCCCGCAAGGACCGCAACAGCGAAGACTGGTACCTGGGCAGCCTCACCGACGAACACGGCCGCCTGCTGCAGGTGCCGCTGTCGTTCCTCGACCCGGGCCGGACCTACACCGCGCAGATCTACCGCGACGGCGACGGCGCGCATTGGCAGGACAAGCCGTTCGCATTCGCCCGCGAGCAGCGCGAAGTCACCAGCGCCGATGTGCTGACGCTGAAACTCGCCGCCGGCGGCGGTCAGGCGATCCGTTTCGTCGCACGTTGAGGATTGAGAGGCAGGCGCCACCACCCAAGGCCGTTCTGGTGGGCACGTTTGTGCCCACCCTGTGCGATTGAAGCCACGTCGTCCGGGCAAGGCGAAGTCGCACTCGGGGATTCGCGACACCCTGACCCCGGGTGCGGGCTGCGGCCTTGCCCGGGCTACTTGAGCGCTGCGCTGACTTCGTCCATCACCCGCGCCCCATCCGCCTCGCCGCCGCCGAAGGTGGTGGCGCCGGCCTCGGGCGCGAGTGGTCGATAACCGCCGTCGTAGTCCCAGGTGGTGACATGCAGCCGCGCGCCGGCCAGCGTGGTCGGGTGGCCGAGGGCGCCGGCCGGCAAGGTGAAGGCGATCGTGCGCGCATCGTGGTCGACGGCGATGTCGGCGACCGGGGTGACCGGCGTGCCTTCGACGTCGGCACTCGCGCCTTCGTGCGAGAACAGGGCATTCGACCAGCCATGCGCGCGCAGGCGGCGGTGCCAGCGCATGCCGTCGGGCAGTTCGGCGTGCTGCTGCGGCATCACCCGCGCACCGTCCGCTTCCGGCAGCTGCAGGAAGGCGGTGATCGCGACGTGGTCGAAACCGCTGGCCGGGTGCCACGCGGTGCTTAGGCTGCGCATCGTCAGCTCGAAGCGCAGCGCAGCGCCGGCGGTCCAGACGCGCAGGCGCTCGATATCGGCTGGCCGATGTTCGCGCCAGCCGGGGCCGGTCGGATAGGTGTAG from Lysobacter alkalisoli harbors:
- a CDS encoding glycoside hydrolase family 97 protein, which gives rise to MHLFRHIALLPILGLAVFTANAETVARVESPGKVLAVELDITEGRLAYRVLRFGEPVIDDSRLGFQLRGAEKLERNLALSSQTTRSHDETWEQPWGESRFVRDHHNELRARFTETIAPNRSFDVLVRVFDDGLGFRYELPEQPNLDEVIIDDELTEFALATPATAWWIPAGEWNRYEYLYDRTPVEQVTQAHTPMTVRTDDGLHIAFHEAALVDYAGMWLRRTEGRRFRAQLAPASEGWKVRRNAPFHTPWRTLQITDSAAALYASSDLILNLNEPNRLGDVSWFEPAKYIGIWWSLHLDTETWATGRKHGATTKNTKRYIDFAAEHGFRGVLVEGWNPGWDGDWFGNGYDFDFTRATPDFDIEALSAYATSKGVRLVGHHETACAVSHYEEQMEAAFAMNARLGIDSVKTGYVCDAGGIERRLDDGTVAREWHDGQWNSNHHQRVLEAAARHKVAINAHEPIKDTGLRRTYPNWVSREGARGMEYAAWGNPTNPPEHETNLVFTRMLSGPMDFTPGILSLQGRGQAIQTTLAKQLALYVVLYCPLQMAADLPENYARHMEAFQFIKDVPADWAETRVLDGEIGDYVTFARKDRNSEDWYLGSLTDEHGRLLQVPLSFLDPGRTYTAQIYRDGDGAHWQDKPFAFAREQREVTSADVLTLKLAAGGGQAIRFVAR